A stretch of Microbacterium sp. 4R-513 DNA encodes these proteins:
- a CDS encoding DUF2255 family protein, with protein sequence MAGWDAVQDGTTYGTPTGIWSVVVDGELYVRAWHGTGSRWYQAAVTQHRGRIRVAGHVRKVRFEQADASVGDAVDDAYRTKYAGSLYLPPIIGSGPQAATVPTSPSRG encoded by the coding sequence ATGGCCGGCTGGGATGCCGTTCAGGACGGCACCACCTATGGCACGCCGACGGGGATCTGGTCTGTCGTCGTCGACGGGGAGCTGTACGTGCGCGCCTGGCATGGCACCGGCTCCCGCTGGTATCAGGCAGCAGTGACCCAGCACCGCGGACGAATTCGAGTTGCCGGACACGTGCGCAAGGTGCGGTTCGAACAAGCCGACGCATCCGTCGGCGATGCGGTCGATGACGCCTACCGGACCAAATATGCGGGGAGTCTCTACCTGCCCCCGATAATCGGCTCTGGTCCTCAGGCTGCGACCGTGCCCACCAGCCCTTCGCGCGGATGA
- a CDS encoding TetR/AcrR family transcriptional regulator has protein sequence MTETSIPAGRRERNKQAKLERIIAAASTLFAERGVDDVTTQQIADAADIGTGTLFLYAKTKGELLLLVQNAHYEEALGRGRAAADGMEDLVDALMAIIGPIVECNRVHIDNGRSYLREMVFGDPGEPRHAEALAIAAKTEAALAAVIARGAEISAAEAAALARAVSSVMFLTMAAGINATADTEALLDDIRTQVSVLTPRAE, from the coding sequence ATGACGGAGACATCGATTCCGGCCGGCCGCCGGGAACGCAACAAGCAGGCGAAGCTCGAACGGATCATCGCCGCAGCCAGCACTCTGTTCGCCGAGCGCGGCGTGGACGACGTGACCACGCAGCAGATCGCGGATGCCGCCGACATCGGCACCGGAACACTCTTCCTCTACGCCAAGACGAAGGGCGAGCTGCTCCTGCTCGTGCAGAATGCCCACTACGAAGAAGCGCTCGGTCGCGGACGAGCCGCCGCCGACGGTATGGAGGACCTGGTCGACGCGCTGATGGCGATAATCGGGCCGATCGTGGAGTGCAACCGCGTGCACATCGACAACGGACGCAGCTACCTGCGCGAAATGGTCTTCGGAGACCCCGGTGAGCCGCGGCACGCGGAGGCGCTCGCGATTGCCGCGAAGACCGAAGCCGCTCTCGCGGCCGTGATCGCACGCGGGGCCGAGATCAGCGCGGCGGAAGCGGCCGCACTGGCGCGGGCGGTGTCGTCGGTGATGTTCCTCACCATGGCCGCGGGCATCAATGCGACTGCAGACACGGAGGCGCTCCTCGACGACATCCGCACCCAAGTGAGCGTGCTCACGCCGCGTGCGGAGTAG
- a CDS encoding helix-turn-helix domain-containing protein — protein MTAPHAHNDIEINFCAAPLTYDAAGGVYEAPADIPVAFWGSRPHQLVEISAEEPHNFVTVPLAQFMSWGVPAGVKKMLLQGLILVGPRDVSWADLPFAFDRWTRDLSDRRDPAVRAVELEVEALILRMTLGEWASATSEHPRPSLDLRRAADMATYLTENMARPVRVTDVADVVHLHPNRAAAIFRHVFGVGIVRYLSQLRVAEAQRLLLTTDLSSEAVGSRAGFGSASSFHQVFLAECGSSPLRWRQEHRGSTERARVPSQ, from the coding sequence ATGACGGCGCCGCACGCTCATAACGACATTGAGATCAATTTCTGCGCCGCTCCGCTGACGTATGACGCAGCCGGAGGTGTCTACGAGGCGCCGGCGGATATCCCGGTGGCGTTCTGGGGATCCCGGCCCCACCAGCTCGTCGAGATCAGCGCTGAGGAGCCGCACAACTTCGTCACGGTTCCTCTTGCACAGTTCATGTCGTGGGGCGTTCCGGCTGGGGTGAAGAAGATGCTGCTCCAGGGATTGATCCTGGTCGGACCGCGCGACGTGAGCTGGGCCGACTTGCCCTTCGCATTCGACCGGTGGACGCGTGACTTGTCCGATCGGCGAGACCCTGCCGTGCGCGCGGTGGAACTCGAGGTCGAGGCGTTGATATTGAGGATGACGCTCGGCGAATGGGCCTCCGCGACGTCTGAGCATCCGCGACCGTCTCTAGACCTACGGAGAGCGGCCGACATGGCTACCTATCTCACTGAGAACATGGCTCGCCCGGTGCGAGTGACCGACGTTGCAGACGTCGTCCATCTTCATCCGAATCGCGCTGCAGCCATATTCCGCCATGTCTTCGGCGTCGGCATCGTGCGCTATCTCTCCCAACTGCGAGTGGCGGAGGCTCAACGACTTCTGCTTACGACAGACCTGTCATCGGAGGCCGTCGGGAGTCGAGCGGGTTTCGGCTCCGCGAGCTCGTTTCACCAAGTGTTCCTGGCCGAGTGCGGTAGTTCGCCCCTGCGCTGGCGTCAAGAGCATCGAGGCTCCACCGAGCGCGCGAGAGTTCCAAGTCAGTAG
- a CDS encoding carboxymuconolactone decarboxylase family protein — MADEQSGWTGGQRAFGEFAPGLVHYTDDVLFDEVWERDDLSKRDRGLVTVAALTALGKTDQLRFHLDFARQNGVTDQELKEAILHLAFYTGWPNGMAAMTVLKDITTNENN; from the coding sequence ATGGCGGATGAGCAGAGCGGATGGACCGGCGGGCAGCGTGCGTTCGGAGAGTTCGCACCGGGATTGGTGCATTACACCGACGATGTGCTGTTCGACGAGGTGTGGGAGCGGGATGACCTGTCCAAGCGCGACCGAGGCCTCGTCACGGTCGCCGCGCTGACAGCGCTGGGCAAGACGGATCAACTGCGATTCCACCTCGACTTCGCCCGTCAGAACGGGGTCACCGACCAGGAGCTGAAGGAAGCCATCCTGCACCTCGCGTTCTACACCGGCTGGCCCAACGGCATGGCTGCGATGACCGTCTTGAAGGACATCACGACCAATGAGAACAACTGA
- a CDS encoding DUF2199 domain-containing protein, which produces MSIETCVHCGAPIDLHDRDLRFTHPEPVLRALDISPSDIWMTGKDAAESVLMQVQGLGAFVRALLPVQLTGGYAVTYGVWVAIDAADLPHVIDVWWKPEYAELQLEGTLANVVEPWGLYGLRVSLRVLDDDHTPYYVASPDTTLAAVISNEWDHATILDTLA; this is translated from the coding sequence ATGAGTATCGAGACGTGCGTGCACTGCGGCGCTCCGATCGACCTTCACGACCGCGATCTCCGCTTCACTCATCCTGAGCCGGTCCTTCGTGCTCTGGACATCAGTCCCTCGGACATCTGGATGACCGGGAAGGACGCCGCCGAGTCCGTGCTCATGCAGGTTCAGGGGCTCGGCGCATTCGTCCGCGCTCTGCTCCCCGTGCAACTGACCGGCGGCTACGCGGTGACCTACGGTGTCTGGGTCGCGATCGACGCCGCCGACTTGCCCCATGTCATCGACGTGTGGTGGAAGCCGGAATACGCCGAGCTGCAACTCGAGGGCACCCTCGCAAACGTCGTGGAACCCTGGGGCCTCTACGGCTTGCGGGTCTCATTGCGCGTGCTTGACGATGACCACACTCCGTACTACGTCGCCAGTCCAGACACCACGCTGGCCGCCGTCATCAGCAACGAGTGGGACCACGCGACCATCCTAGACACGCTGGCCTAA
- a CDS encoding phytanoyl-CoA dioxygenase family protein, with protein MSSLTSTSQTDERRRGDTLAADHHLTPEQIAHFDEHGFVILRNRIRPELLERLQKASERWIADGHALRSEADGEGDYNFATRPSGRVLFRINYVHNKGEAASLELLGSPEMLGIAESLAGPDFVPTYESLVFKNTGDGAPIDWHQDAVHPRNHRIFNVDVYLDESRRGAGSLRVAPGSQKQMVDVCDLQEKYGWDAPGVIQTELDPGDVLVHDVMLVHGSEATLANRLRRTIYYEFRPAQQIIEEGPWDVAFIEQRMRLVSLGLDEWKRRNPEQDGFRWNITPELRPIMGDDIEAELKVAHGVHSPGSYCSAGSVEIKPTGLRAARGRLIA; from the coding sequence ATGTCCTCTTTGACTTCCACCTCGCAAACCGATGAACGCCGCCGAGGCGACACACTCGCCGCCGACCATCACCTCACCCCCGAGCAGATCGCTCACTTCGACGAGCACGGGTTCGTCATCCTCCGCAATCGCATCCGACCGGAGCTGCTAGAACGCCTGCAGAAGGCGTCAGAGCGGTGGATCGCCGACGGCCACGCGCTCAGGAGCGAGGCCGATGGAGAGGGTGACTACAACTTCGCGACTCGTCCGTCCGGCCGCGTGCTGTTCCGGATCAACTATGTGCACAACAAGGGCGAGGCGGCCTCGCTCGAACTGCTCGGAAGCCCCGAGATGCTCGGAATCGCGGAGAGCCTCGCCGGGCCCGACTTCGTGCCGACCTACGAGTCCCTCGTGTTCAAGAACACCGGGGACGGCGCGCCGATCGACTGGCATCAGGATGCCGTGCACCCCCGCAATCACCGCATCTTCAACGTCGACGTCTATCTCGACGAGAGCCGCAGGGGAGCCGGGTCATTGCGCGTGGCGCCGGGTTCGCAGAAGCAGATGGTCGACGTCTGCGACCTCCAGGAGAAGTACGGGTGGGATGCGCCGGGCGTCATCCAGACCGAGCTCGATCCGGGGGATGTCCTCGTGCACGACGTCATGCTCGTGCACGGGTCCGAAGCAACTCTCGCGAACAGGCTTCGCCGCACGATCTACTACGAATTCCGCCCTGCGCAGCAGATCATCGAAGAGGGCCCGTGGGATGTCGCATTCATCGAGCAGCGTATGCGGCTCGTGTCGCTCGGGCTGGACGAGTGGAAGCGCCGCAATCCGGAGCAGGACGGCTTCCGCTGGAATATCACGCCAGAGCTGCGCCCGATCATGGGCGACGACATCGAAGCGGAGCTCAAAGTCGCCCACGGGGTGCACAGCCCAGGCTCGTACTGCAGTGCAGGAAGCGTCGAGATCAAGCCCACCGGACTGCGTGCTGCGCGGGGTCGGCTGATCGCGTGA
- a CDS encoding aldo/keto reductase produces MSILTERYNLANGVEIPRLGLGTWFIDDDKAADAVRSAVEIGYRHIDTAQAYGNERGVGQGIRTAGVPRSDLFVSTKLAAEIKDYDTAAASIDESLDRLGLEYVDLMLIHSPQPWADFRGGDYADGNRAAWRALEEAHTAEKLRAIGVSNFLEADLENIIDSGTVVPHVNQLLVHVGNTPTDLLKSCDDRGIRVQAYSPIAHGQMLKNSFVAEMAKTYGVTVPQLCIRYTLQLGTVSLPKTANPDHMRANADVDFEISDVDMADLRNMEARDYGDDSRFPVYSGK; encoded by the coding sequence GTGAGCATCCTCACCGAGAGATACAACCTGGCGAACGGTGTCGAAATCCCGAGACTCGGGCTGGGCACCTGGTTCATCGACGACGACAAGGCGGCGGATGCGGTGCGCAGTGCCGTCGAGATCGGCTACCGGCACATCGACACCGCGCAGGCGTACGGTAACGAGCGCGGGGTCGGCCAGGGCATCCGCACCGCCGGCGTGCCCCGATCCGACCTGTTCGTGTCGACCAAGCTCGCCGCGGAGATCAAGGACTACGACACGGCCGCCGCTTCGATCGACGAGTCGCTCGACCGGCTGGGTCTGGAGTATGTGGACCTCATGCTGATCCACAGCCCGCAGCCCTGGGCGGACTTCCGCGGCGGAGACTACGCCGACGGCAACCGCGCGGCATGGCGTGCTCTTGAAGAAGCGCACACTGCCGAGAAGCTCCGCGCGATCGGCGTCTCGAACTTCCTCGAGGCGGACCTCGAGAACATCATCGACAGCGGCACCGTCGTGCCGCACGTGAACCAATTGCTCGTGCACGTCGGCAACACCCCCACCGACCTGCTGAAGTCCTGCGACGACCGCGGCATCCGTGTGCAGGCGTACTCGCCAATCGCACACGGGCAGATGCTGAAGAACAGTTTCGTTGCCGAAATGGCGAAGACCTACGGTGTGACCGTGCCGCAGCTCTGCATCCGATACACCCTCCAACTGGGCACCGTCTCACTACCGAAGACCGCGAACCCCGACCACATGCGGGCAAACGCCGACGTCGACTTCGAGATCTCCGACGTCGACATGGCCGATCTGCGGAACATGGAGGCGCGGGACTACGGCGACGACAGCCGGTTCCCCGTCTACAGCGGGAAGTGA
- a CDS encoding cupin domain-containing protein, whose translation MSFDSLFPRGEKNDAFGQYFIGQSYLQPLASLGMSVSNVTFEPGCRNNWHRHNATSGGGQILLATVGSGWFQAEGEEPLSLEPGTVVEIPAGQKHWHGAKADSWFSHVAIAVPGEDTANEWLEPVTDEYYETLNEKRSNA comes from the coding sequence ATGAGCTTCGACAGCCTGTTCCCGCGGGGGGAGAAGAACGATGCGTTCGGGCAGTACTTCATCGGGCAGAGCTATCTCCAGCCGCTGGCGAGCCTCGGGATGAGCGTCTCCAACGTGACGTTCGAGCCCGGATGCCGCAACAACTGGCACCGTCACAATGCGACCTCCGGCGGTGGCCAGATCCTGCTCGCGACCGTCGGGAGCGGCTGGTTCCAGGCGGAGGGGGAGGAGCCGCTCAGCCTCGAACCCGGGACTGTGGTCGAGATCCCCGCCGGGCAGAAGCATTGGCATGGTGCGAAAGCCGACTCGTGGTTCAGCCATGTCGCCATCGCAGTCCCTGGCGAGGACACCGCCAACGAGTGGCTTGAACCCGTCACCGACGAGTACTACGAGACCCTGAACGAGAAGCGGAGCAACGCGTGA
- a CDS encoding SDR family oxidoreductase: MTSLDGAVVLITGANGGIGTRLVDQALARGASKVYATARTPRAWGDDRVVPVVLDVTAPASIRGVLEAAPDVTVLINNAGASASTGRILSQSDEEIRGNVETNLVGPLMLSRAYAPALAARGGNTAIVNIHSALSWYAVAGIYSATKAGLWSVTNSLRLELQPAGVQVLGVHVGYVDTAMAAHSADPKLDPAELAVMVFDTLEAGGIELLADDTSRRAKAGLSAPLEAVYPQLAAGA, from the coding sequence ATGACCTCTCTCGACGGAGCCGTCGTGCTCATCACGGGCGCGAACGGCGGGATCGGCACCCGGCTCGTGGATCAGGCCCTCGCTCGCGGCGCTTCCAAGGTGTATGCCACCGCGCGCACACCGCGCGCGTGGGGCGACGACCGGGTCGTTCCCGTGGTGCTCGACGTCACCGCTCCGGCTTCCATCCGGGGCGTCCTCGAGGCGGCTCCCGACGTCACGGTGCTCATCAACAACGCGGGCGCCTCGGCATCCACGGGCCGCATCCTCTCTCAGAGCGACGAGGAGATCCGCGGCAATGTCGAGACCAATCTCGTCGGACCGCTGATGCTGTCGCGTGCGTACGCTCCGGCGCTCGCGGCCCGGGGTGGCAACACGGCGATCGTCAACATCCACTCCGCCCTGTCCTGGTACGCCGTGGCGGGCATCTATTCGGCGACGAAGGCGGGGCTGTGGTCGGTAACGAACTCCCTTCGCCTAGAGCTGCAGCCTGCGGGCGTGCAGGTTCTGGGCGTGCACGTCGGCTACGTCGACACGGCCATGGCGGCGCACAGCGCAGACCCGAAGCTCGACCCGGCCGAGTTGGCCGTCATGGTGTTCGACACGCTGGAGGCGGGCGGGATCGAACTGCTGGCGGATGACACCTCTCGCCGCGCGAAGGCGGGCTTGTCGGCACCGCTCGAGGCTGTGTACCCGCAGCTTGCAGCGGGCGCGTGA
- a CDS encoding helix-turn-helix transcriptional regulator: MDNKAEVREFLTSRRAKLTPDKAGIPGGSNRRVPGLRRSEVAMLAGVSIEYYAKLERGQIAGASESVLHAIAQALQLDDAEREHLADLARAAGSVPARSRRTRGLTTSIRSDMQLMLDAITGGAAVVRNGRMDILAANVLGRAVYAEVLESPAGGNLARYTFLDPRSHDFHPHWGKAADITVAILRTEAGRDPYDRGLQDLVGELSTRSDEFRVRWGAHNVRQHGAGVKHFTHPIVGALELRYEDLQFVQHPGLTFLIYVPQYGSESEERFRLLASWQATQDAAGSDPTTHNADATAGKD, translated from the coding sequence ATGGACAACAAGGCAGAGGTGCGTGAGTTCCTCACCTCGCGTCGTGCGAAGCTCACCCCCGACAAGGCGGGAATCCCGGGTGGCAGCAACCGTCGCGTGCCGGGTCTGCGGCGAAGCGAGGTCGCGATGCTCGCCGGTGTCAGTATCGAGTACTACGCCAAGCTCGAACGCGGTCAGATCGCGGGCGCCTCCGAGTCCGTGCTACACGCGATCGCGCAGGCCCTGCAGCTCGATGACGCCGAGCGCGAGCACCTCGCCGACTTGGCCCGCGCCGCGGGATCTGTGCCCGCGCGATCGCGGCGCACGCGCGGCCTGACAACATCCATCCGGTCCGACATGCAGCTGATGCTCGACGCGATAACGGGAGGCGCGGCAGTGGTGCGCAACGGCCGAATGGACATCCTCGCCGCCAACGTGCTCGGGCGCGCCGTGTACGCCGAAGTTCTCGAATCCCCGGCCGGCGGCAACCTCGCCCGCTATACCTTCCTCGACCCCCGCTCGCACGACTTCCACCCGCATTGGGGCAAGGCCGCCGACATCACCGTCGCGATCCTCCGCACCGAGGCCGGCCGCGACCCCTACGACCGGGGCCTCCAAGACCTCGTCGGCGAACTCTCCACCCGCAGCGACGAATTCCGCGTGCGCTGGGGCGCGCACAACGTGCGCCAGCATGGCGCCGGGGTCAAACACTTCACCCACCCCATCGTCGGCGCGCTCGAGCTGCGTTACGAAGACCTGCAGTTCGTACAGCATCCCGGGCTCACGTTCCTCATCTACGTGCCGCAGTACGGATCCGAGAGCGAAGAGCGCTTCCGCCTGCTCGCCAGCTGGCAGGCGACACAGGATGCTGCAGGCTCCGACCCGACGACGCACAACGCCGACGCCACGGCCGGAAAGGACTGA
- a CDS encoding aldo/keto reductase has product MHTRTLGQGLEVSAVGLGCMGMSQSYGPNPGTRAEMIAVLRSAVELGVTFFDTAEVYGPYVNEELVGEALAPLRDQVVIATKFGWDIQNGRMAGLNSSPAQIRAVAEASLRRLRTDVIDLFYQHRVDPDVPIEDVAGTVGDLVAEGKVRHFGLSEASAATIRAAHATFPVRAVQSEYSLWTRDPEDEVLPTLAELGIGFVPFSPLGKGFLTGTVDTSTAFADDDIRRRIPRFEQDNLAANQALIDHVKTLAADKGATPGQIALAWLLAQHPFIVPIPGTRRTARIQENAEATTVGLSADEHADLDSLARRIGVAGDRYNAQHMGFVNR; this is encoded by the coding sequence ATGCACACCCGCACTCTCGGACAGGGACTCGAGGTCTCGGCGGTCGGACTCGGCTGCATGGGAATGTCCCAGAGCTACGGCCCCAACCCCGGCACCCGCGCCGAGATGATCGCCGTGCTCCGCTCAGCCGTTGAGCTCGGCGTCACATTCTTCGACACCGCGGAGGTCTACGGCCCCTACGTCAACGAAGAACTCGTAGGCGAAGCACTCGCCCCCCTCCGCGACCAGGTCGTGATCGCCACGAAGTTCGGCTGGGACATCCAGAACGGCAGGATGGCCGGGCTGAACAGCAGCCCGGCACAGATCCGGGCGGTCGCCGAGGCGTCGCTGCGGCGACTGCGCACCGACGTGATCGACCTCTTCTACCAGCACCGCGTCGATCCGGACGTGCCTATCGAGGACGTCGCGGGAACCGTCGGCGACCTCGTCGCGGAGGGCAAGGTCCGCCACTTCGGTCTCTCGGAAGCATCCGCCGCCACCATCCGCGCGGCCCACGCGACATTCCCGGTCAGGGCCGTGCAATCCGAGTACTCGCTGTGGACCCGTGACCCCGAAGACGAGGTCCTCCCGACACTTGCGGAGCTCGGCATCGGGTTCGTGCCGTTCAGCCCACTCGGAAAGGGCTTCCTCACCGGCACCGTCGACACCAGCACGGCCTTCGCCGATGACGACATCCGCCGCCGCATCCCCCGATTCGAGCAGGACAACCTCGCCGCCAACCAGGCGCTCATCGACCACGTCAAGACTCTCGCCGCGGACAAAGGGGCCACGCCTGGCCAGATCGCGCTCGCGTGGCTGCTGGCGCAGCATCCCTTCATCGTTCCGATTCCGGGCACCCGGCGCACCGCCCGCATCCAGGAGAACGCCGAAGCCACCACCGTCGGCCTCTCCGCCGACGAACACGCCGACCTCGACTCCCTCGCCCGCCGCATCGGCGTCGCGGGCGACCGCTACAACGCTCAGCACATGGGATTCGTCAACCGCTAG
- a CDS encoding VOC family protein — MHEQGMSVERWWLFYPESGAVRRVIAMGEDGWRAFLSGDGVEDWVILHGGPTAVFKVASLGDAVRLAAAVSEVPGLGPRTLLTATSDRLTVKLTREMWGTERDHLEVARMISALARRQGAIADRQAVQEIQIAIAAKPTAIDLPFWRAVLGYAPLHEDNCIDPLGQGSTVWMQDLPPSKPLRHAMHLDVSLARDQIEERLAQAVAAGGRIVDDSEAPSAWILADRSGNKVCLAAWPDGAHPAEADNVEATSVT, encoded by the coding sequence GTGCATGAGCAGGGCATGAGTGTTGAGCGCTGGTGGTTGTTCTATCCAGAAAGTGGCGCCGTGCGTAGGGTGATCGCCATGGGCGAAGACGGGTGGCGCGCTTTCCTGTCCGGCGACGGTGTCGAGGACTGGGTGATTCTGCACGGTGGGCCGACGGCGGTGTTCAAGGTGGCATCGCTAGGCGACGCTGTCCGCTTAGCGGCGGCCGTGTCGGAAGTGCCCGGCCTTGGGCCGCGCACACTGCTCACGGCGACCTCGGATCGCCTGACAGTAAAGCTCACTCGTGAGATGTGGGGAACAGAGCGCGATCATCTCGAGGTCGCCCGCATGATCTCCGCACTCGCGCGTCGGCAGGGTGCGATCGCGGATCGGCAGGCGGTGCAGGAGATCCAAATTGCGATCGCCGCGAAGCCCACGGCGATCGACCTGCCGTTCTGGCGTGCCGTGCTTGGCTACGCGCCGTTGCACGAAGACAACTGCATTGATCCGCTCGGCCAAGGTTCGACCGTCTGGATGCAAGATCTCCCCCCGTCCAAACCGCTCCGCCACGCCATGCATCTGGACGTTTCGCTCGCCCGCGACCAGATCGAAGAACGTCTTGCTCAGGCGGTCGCCGCCGGGGGACGAATCGTCGACGACTCGGAAGCCCCGAGCGCGTGGATCCTCGCGGATCGGTCAGGCAACAAGGTGTGCTTGGCGGCATGGCCCGACGGCGCCCACCCCGCAGAGGCAGACAACGTGGAAGCCACGAGTGTCACCTGA
- a CDS encoding NADP-dependent oxidoreductase, translating into MRAFVFDSYKHPLHEADVAEPTVGDHDVLVQVAAAGVNQLDEKIRFGEFKRILHYSLPLTLGHDLAGTVIRTGSKVRGFQAGDAVYARLRDHRIGTFAERIAVHESDLAPSPTSVSLAEAASLPLVSLTAWQALVVLGDVQPGQKVLIHAGSGGVGTIAIQLAKHLGAFVATTASGRNADFLRDLGSDVVIDHRTQDFTQELSDYDFVLDSLGGENLAKSLRVLKRGGKAIGISGPPTPAFAKKAGLNPILRLAIRGLSRKVRAQAAQAGVSYEFLFMQASGEQLRQIAELVDARAIRPVVGRTFPFAQTPEALASLSVAGTRGKTVITLT; encoded by the coding sequence ATGAGAGCGTTCGTCTTCGATTCGTACAAGCATCCCCTGCATGAGGCGGATGTCGCTGAGCCGACCGTGGGCGACCACGACGTTCTCGTCCAGGTGGCAGCGGCGGGAGTGAACCAGCTCGACGAGAAGATCCGTTTCGGCGAGTTCAAGCGGATCCTCCACTACAGTCTCCCGCTGACGCTCGGCCACGACCTGGCCGGGACGGTTATCCGAACGGGCAGTAAAGTCCGGGGATTCCAAGCGGGCGACGCCGTGTACGCCCGCCTCCGCGATCACCGGATCGGAACCTTCGCTGAGCGCATCGCCGTGCACGAGTCCGATCTCGCCCCCAGCCCCACTTCGGTCAGCCTGGCAGAGGCCGCGTCGCTACCACTGGTCTCGCTGACCGCATGGCAGGCTCTCGTGGTGCTCGGCGACGTGCAACCCGGTCAGAAGGTGCTCATCCACGCCGGCAGCGGAGGCGTGGGCACGATCGCCATCCAGCTCGCCAAGCATCTCGGGGCTTTCGTCGCGACGACAGCATCCGGCAGGAACGCCGACTTCCTGCGAGATCTGGGATCGGATGTCGTGATCGACCACCGCACGCAAGACTTCACGCAGGAACTGTCGGACTACGACTTCGTCCTCGACAGTCTCGGCGGCGAGAACCTGGCGAAGTCTCTGCGAGTGCTCAAGCGCGGCGGGAAGGCCATCGGGATCTCCGGGCCGCCGACCCCGGCATTCGCCAAGAAGGCGGGACTGAATCCGATTCTTCGCCTCGCGATCAGGGGCCTCAGCAGGAAGGTCCGGGCACAGGCGGCACAGGCGGGAGTCAGCTACGAGTTCCTGTTCATGCAGGCCTCGGGTGAGCAGCTTCGCCAGATCGCCGAACTGGTGGACGCCCGCGCGATTCGCCCGGTCGTCGGGAGGACCTTCCCCTTCGCGCAGACACCTGAGGCGCTCGCTTCCCTCAGCGTGGCAGGCACGCGCGGCAAGACCGTCATCACCCTCACATGA